Proteins encoded together in one candidate division KSB1 bacterium window:
- a CDS encoding zinc-dependent alcohol dehydrogenase family protein, which yields MRAWILDLPASIETRPLRLVERPLPEPGTGDVRIRVLCCALCRTDLHTIEGEIPLPKLPITPGHQIVGVVDKLGEGVNYLRTGERVGVPWLAGTCGVCAYCRSDRENLCDHGRYTGQHTDGGFAEYMTARATFVYPLSPHVEPVLQAPLLCSGVIGYRALKLAHVPRGGRLGLYGFGSSAHLTLQVAHDCGAECYVITRGEAGQEHARKIGAKWAGGPDDQPPVPLDSVIIFAAAGELVPRALTQLVKGGSVVCAGIHMSDIPAFPYEPLWGERSIRSVANSTRADVRELLEIAARMRLRPDITVFDFEHLNEHLLALKHSKFTGTGVVAVADP from the coding sequence ATGCGTGCCTGGATCCTGGACCTACCCGCAAGCATTGAGACGCGACCCTTAAGGCTCGTTGAGCGACCGCTGCCGGAGCCGGGAACGGGTGACGTGCGGATTCGCGTCCTGTGCTGCGCGTTGTGCCGGACGGATCTGCATACCATCGAGGGCGAGATCCCGCTGCCGAAGCTGCCGATCACGCCGGGTCATCAGATCGTCGGAGTCGTGGACAAACTCGGTGAAGGCGTCAACTACCTGCGAACGGGCGAGCGCGTAGGTGTGCCGTGGCTCGCCGGGACGTGCGGCGTGTGCGCCTATTGCCGGAGCGATCGCGAGAATCTCTGTGATCATGGCCGCTATACGGGACAGCACACCGACGGCGGCTTTGCCGAGTACATGACGGCGCGGGCGACTTTCGTCTATCCGTTGTCGCCGCATGTTGAGCCGGTATTGCAAGCGCCGCTGTTGTGCTCCGGTGTCATCGGCTACCGTGCTTTGAAGCTCGCCCATGTCCCGCGCGGAGGACGACTCGGTTTGTACGGATTCGGCTCGTCGGCTCATCTCACACTGCAGGTCGCCCATGACTGCGGCGCGGAGTGCTATGTCATCACACGCGGCGAGGCCGGGCAGGAACACGCACGAAAGATAGGTGCGAAATGGGCGGGCGGACCGGACGACCAGCCGCCCGTTCCACTCGACAGTGTGATCATTTTTGCTGCCGCAGGAGAATTGGTGCCACGCGCGCTCACGCAGCTGGTGAAGGGCGGTTCGGTAGTTTGCGCCGGGATTCACATGTCCGATATTCCCGCCTTTCCCTATGAGCCACTGTGGGGCGAGCGCAGCATCCGCAGCGTGGCCAATTCCACGCGCGCCGATGTTCGCGAACTGCTCGAGATCGCCGCGCGAATGCGCTTGCGTCCGGACATTACCGTCTTTGACTTCGAGCACTTGAACGAACACTTACTCGCATTGAAGCATAGCAAATTCACGGGTACCGGGGTGGTGGCGGTCGCGGATCCGTGA
- a CDS encoding DUF2064 domain-containing protein — translation MANSAGDAVATAKDAVACIIHWPERGAVLPMFAETAGEEQALIAAESLLVIADRLLNSLPVTTAIHVSVDRAVDEPELRRFFGPRVTALTTAHADVGERIRAMSREMLVRGVSRLVITVAECPWLTKLHLIQAFLALKGADLVLGPASNGGLYLLGLSAPLSDVFEQVNWDSRFFMDDVRDLLRARNSAWTEVAPQRIVETQADWDDYQRSLRG, via the coding sequence ATGGCGAATAGCGCCGGCGATGCTGTGGCAACGGCGAAGGACGCCGTCGCCTGCATCATCCACTGGCCGGAACGCGGAGCGGTGTTGCCGATGTTCGCCGAAACCGCGGGCGAAGAGCAAGCCTTGATTGCCGCGGAGTCGCTGTTGGTCATCGCCGATCGACTGTTGAACAGCCTGCCTGTCACTACGGCTATCCATGTTTCCGTCGATCGCGCGGTGGACGAGCCGGAATTGCGACGGTTTTTCGGGCCGCGCGTGACGGCATTGACGACTGCTCATGCCGACGTCGGCGAGCGGATCCGCGCAATGTCCCGTGAGATGCTCGTCCGCGGCGTGTCGCGTCTGGTGATTACCGTTGCCGAGTGTCCGTGGCTGACGAAACTGCATCTAATACAGGCGTTCCTCGCCCTCAAGGGCGCGGACCTCGTGCTCGGCCCGGCGTCGAACGGCGGACTCTATCTGCTGGGGCTTTCGGCTCCGTTATCCGACGTGTTTGAACAAGTGAATTGGGATTCGCGTTTCTTCATGGATGATGTTCGCGATCTGCTGCGCGCCCGGAATTCCGCCTGGACCGAAGTCGCGCCACAGCGAATCGTCGAAACGCAGGCCGACTGGGACGACTACCAACGGAGTCTGCGCGGTTAA
- a CDS encoding DUF547 domain-containing protein: protein MLLQVLGSAYAFDHSYVGWSAVLSNHVHQGQVQYGELAKDRALLDGFVAEADRVPYAEFERWTRSERLAFVLNLYNAAVIQLVLNHWPLTSVKDLGFFTSPWNVEFIPLFGHTVSLGNLEHDVLRPSFKDPRTHFAICNAAVGSPRLRGDPYLPEHVDAQLDDQVRAFMTERPDCNRFADGTLTLSPIFDWYSMDFGKRAGILTFVRTYFPGAPPEPRLEYTEFDWSLNGE from the coding sequence GTGCTGCTACAAGTCTTGGGTTCGGCGTACGCCTTCGACCACTCCTATGTCGGCTGGAGCGCGGTCCTGTCGAATCACGTGCATCAGGGCCAGGTCCAGTATGGTGAGCTGGCCAAAGACCGTGCCCTACTCGACGGCTTTGTCGCGGAGGCCGATCGGGTACCTTACGCCGAGTTCGAACGCTGGACCCGGTCAGAGCGACTCGCCTTCGTATTGAACCTCTATAATGCGGCGGTGATTCAGCTCGTCCTGAATCACTGGCCGCTGACCTCCGTCAAAGACCTTGGCTTCTTCACCTCCCCCTGGAACGTCGAGTTCATCCCCCTGTTTGGTCACACGGTTTCGCTCGGCAATCTCGAGCACGACGTGCTGCGGCCGTCCTTCAAAGATCCACGCACGCATTTCGCCATCTGCAATGCCGCGGTTGGCAGTCCGCGACTGCGCGGCGACCCCTACCTCCCGGAGCACGTCGATGCACAGCTTGACGATCAGGTCCGCGCGTTCATGACCGAGCGCCCCGACTGCAATCGCTTCGCCGACGGAACGCTGACCCTCTCCCCGATCTTCGATTGGTATAGTATGGACTTCGGCAAGCGTGCCGGAATCCTGACCTTTGTCCGCACCTATTTTCCCGGCGCCCCCCCCGAACCGAGATTGGAATACACTGAATTCGATTGGTCGCTGAATGGCGAATAG